In Betta splendens chromosome 22, fBetSpl5.4, whole genome shotgun sequence, the following proteins share a genomic window:
- the si:ch211-266g18.10 gene encoding trichohyalin isoform X21 — MAEGAKSASSTAATAADGAAAQPRASLRAKGVGLLRKVKVSVELLVALVALLSWGVVGVVMFDFVEYKTVPDIQQVIADPVQAVNNAVDEVSSLLHKFQECAPDLSDPMSAATYAAEEISEAKDGFVRYFSDEEGNFYLSYVDPVVIGRGAFHSANDLMGEAAGSFRDTVCAAVDTVLGTITNINKGQTDLSYVDPVVIGRAAFSVTNESICGVMGYIQDMLCRILDSILDVVKGSSDISFMDPVVIGRNVFQSLDDTVSGLVGHIQDALCSVLDSTLDVTKGSTDLSFIDPVVIGRNAFSATNDFTSEITGGIQDVLCSVLDAILDTLKDFQDAVGFHPVSVLKRTAEVTLEPINMLIGYISTSLIGEEGIVPDVSIDPMKVVEDALLEVTDKKDLILAYMSSMLVGDQGEPVATPGVNVVTEKDETVVAPSDMKLIRKEGEFLPPFDKVLLDEMERDAIKEVKEAIIEEEKPKKKPLRAGKDIQKLTIGEAKMKKEEKEVKKQTKEREEAKKLLKEEKKIKKALKEEKEVKKHVKEREEAKKPLKEEKKIKEPRKEEKEVKKRAKEREEAKKHLKEERKRKKPLKEEKELKKQTKEREEAKKTLIEDEKIKKPLKEVKEVKKQPKVREEAMKPLKEDEKMKIPLKEEKEVKKQPKELTEAKKSLKKEKADKKQTKKEEKTKKPFKEEKEQKKLLKEDKEEKKLPAKEKKIKKPHEHVKESKKQLRERKVKKLVIVVKKEKKPLTKPSKKEKQVDKPRVEKIILKPFREDKNITKPSQRNAEDKKPIKEEKLLKQRKEAKTHRVEKVILKALKDDKNITVPPKQDKEVTKPHKEKKVIKEPSKKEKEVKKPQKEKREVRTPHKEKKTKEPSKEKEIKKPQLKKETKKEKEVKTPTKEKKETKQSPKEVKKPHIVEKVILKPLREDKNMTKAPQQKSEVKKPIKKHLKEKKDLMTFLKRKETKKPLKDEKEVKKLPKVEKVVLKPPKEDRNITVPPKQDKEAKESYKKKKETKQPSKEERQDRKSPKEKKETKEPSKEKKEDKKPLKQEKETKQPPKEKKEVKKPHKKEKEVKETTKDKKETKEQSKEKKQPKKPLKEKKELKEPHKEEKKVKEPPKEKELKQSHKEEKKVKEPPKEKELKQSHKEEKKVKEPLKEKKETKEPSKEKKELRKPPKEKKETKQPLKEKKETKQPPREKKETKEPSKEEKETKDSLKEKKEVKAPPKEKKDTKEHPKEKKETKEPPREKKQLKGLLKEENEVKEPAKEKKETKEHPKEKETIEPPKEKKELKELLKEEKEVKEPPKEKKETQEPPKEKKELKEPRKEEKEVKESPQEKKETKLPPKEKKETKEPSRAKKQTKEPPKETKGAKEPPKEKKETKEPPKEKKELKEPLKEEKEVKESPKEKRETKEPSRSKKEAKEPPKEREETKEPSKEKKETKEPLKEKKETKEPPKEKKETKESPKKKKETKEPSKEKKETKEPLKEKKETKEPPKEKKDTKEPHKEEKEVKESFKEKMEGTKPPKEKKELKEPLKEEKEVKEPPKEKKETKEPPKEKKELKEPRKEDKEVKESPKEKKETKLPPKEKKETKEPSRAKKQTKEPPKETKGAKEPPKEKKETKEPPKEKKELKEPLKEEKEVKESPKEKRETKEPSRSKKEAKEPPKERKETKEPFKERKETKEPLKEKKETKEPPKEKKETKEPPKEKKETKEPPKEKKEIKEPSKEKKETKEPFKEKKETKEPPKEKKETKEPPKEKKETKEPLKEKKETKEPPKEKKETKEPHKEEKEVKESFKEEMEGTKPPKEKKELKEPLKEKKETKEPSRAKKETKEPPKEKKENNEHPKEQKELKEPHKEEKEVKEPLEEKKELKEPHKEDREVKKPSEEKRETKETPKKVKEHKKPYKHEKETKDPHKEKTDKKLQQETKEVKKPAIKEKYISKPPEEKKLPKDDVTKPPKDEKELKKTLKETKEVKETPKVEKDKRPFKEIETKKLTEEQKEVKKPSKEGKTLKLTLSPKEHRELSIKAEKVPQKLEKDVDKPKMAATRVKVVRKDVVSVLKKEHHNITKAEVPRDKAKAAPKKKGPVEKVVLDKEAKVKAVSVKKTEVSKLKRKAAVTKREPAPLKTKPTQTLKAETPPKNVSLPTEKVKVVPLKKVAAVLKEKKVEPVILKKAPVIKAKLKPAAQKKETEVKPVLVKKVTVQEVRKERPKPAAERKAPSKTEQEARKEKVKSLLKKKEPKAAVEKVRRAVTKELEPPREKEKPVAVKKDVGKTEPEVSKVKATTPVTVKDKPVEKKYKEEKTKVDRVLKEIQVSAKKEKPVEKKEEKVKEPAVSDSFFMEEELPYFQCFFVDEDEAQFPFYAFSPLQL, encoded by the exons ATGGCTGAAG gAGCCAAATCAGCCTCCTCCACTGCGGCCACTGCGGCCGATGGAGCGGCAGCTCAACCGAGGGCCTCCCTCAGGGCCAAAGGTGTGGGACTCCTCCGGAAGGTCAAGGTGtccgtggagctgctggttgcGCTGGTGGCTCTTCTGTCCTGGGGGGTTGTGGGAGTGGTGATGTTTGACTTTGTGGAGTACAAGACCGTCCCTG ACATTCAGCAAGTGATTGCGGACCCTGTTCAAGCCGTGAACAACGCCGTTGACGAAGTTTCCAGTCTGCTCCATAAGTTTCAAG AATGTGCTCCTGATCTAAGCGACCCCATGTCTGCCGCCACCTACGCAGCTGAGGAAATATCGGAAGCAAAAGACGGATTCGTCCGATATTTTTCAGATGAGGAGG GAAACTTCTACCTCAGCTACGTGGACCCTGTGGTGATCGGCAGAGGAGCTTTCCATTCGGCTAATGACTTGATGGGTGAAGCAGCGGGCTCCTTCAGGGACACAGTGTGTGCTGCGGTGGACACCGTTCTGGGCACTATCACGAATATAAATAAAG gacaaactgacctcagctACGTTGACCCTGTGGTCATAGGCAGAGCTGCCTTCAGTGTTACTAATGAGTCCATCTGTGGGGTGATGGGCTACATCCAGGACATGCTCTGCAGGATTCTAGACTCTATTCTGGATGTCGTTAAAG GATCCTCTGATATTAGCTTCATGGACCCTGTGGTTATAGGGAGGAATGTCTTCCAGAGTCTTGATGACACTGTGAGTGGATTAGTGGGCCACATCCAGGACGCGCTGTGCTCAGTCTTAGACAGCACACTGGATGTCACAAAAG GATCCACTGACCTTAGCTTCATCGACCCTGTGGTTATTGGCAGAAATGCCTTCAGTGCCACTAATGACTTTACTAGTGAAATAACAGGAGGCATCCAGGatgtgctctgttcagtcctgGATGCAATACTGGACACATTAAAAG ACTTCCAGGACGCTGTGGGATTCCATCCTGTCTCAGTTCTCAAGAGAACTGCAGAGGTCACCTTAGAACCAATAAACATGCTCATAGGCTACATCTCCACGTCACTGATTGGAGAAGAAG GCATCGTGCCTGATGTTTCCATTGACCCCATGAAGGTTGTGGAAGATGCTTTGTTGGAGGTCACAGACAAGAAGGATTTGATCTTGGCCTACATGTCGAGCATGCTTGTTGGGGATCAAG GTGAGCCTGTTGCCACTCCAGGTGTAAATGTAGTAACAGAAAAAG aTGAAACTGTAGTTGCACCGTCTGATATGAAATTGATAAGAAAAGAAG gtgaattcctgcccccCTTTGACAAAG TTCTCCTAGATGAAATGGAACGAGATGCCATAAAAGAAGTTAAGGAAGCCATTATTGAAG AAGAAAAGCCAAAGAAGAAACCCCTGAGAGCAGGGAAAGATATCCAGAAACTGACTATAGGAGAagctaaaatgaaaaaagaagagaaggaagtcAAGAAACAAACTAAAGAAAGGGAGGAAGCAAAGAAACTTCtcaaagaagagaagaaaataaagaaggctctcaaagaagagaaggaagtcAAGAAACATGttaaagaaagagaggaagcaaAGAAACCTCttaaagaagagaagaaaataaaagaacctcgcaaagaagagaaagaagtcAAGAAACGTGCTAAAGAAAGGGAGGAAGCAAAGAAACATCTCaaagaagagaggaaaaggaagaagcctctcaaagaagagaaagaactcaagaaacaaactaaagagagggaggaagcaaaGAAAACTCTCATAGAAGACGAGAAGATAAAGAAACCTCTCAAAGAAGTGAAGGAAGTCAAGAAACAACCCAAAGTAAGGGAAGAAGCAATGAAACCTCTTAAAGAAGACGAGAAAATGAAGATACCTCTcaaagaagagaaggaagttAAGAAACAACCCAAAGAATTGACTGAAGCAAAGAAATCTCtgaaaaaagagaaagcagacaaaaaacaaaccaaaaaggaggagaagacaaAGAAACCTTTTAAAGAAGAGAAGGAACAAAAGAAGCTTCTCAAAGAAGACAAGGAAGAAAAGAAACTTCctgcaaaagagaaaaaaatcaagAAACCACATGAACATGTAAAGGAATCTAAAAAACAACTTAGAGAGAGGAAAGTAAAGAAACTTGTCATAGTAGTCAAGAAGGAAAAGAAACCTCTCACAAAACCATctaaaaaagagaaacaagtcGATAAACCTCGAGTAGAAAAAATAATCTTAAAACCGTTTAGAGaagataaaaacatcacaaagcCATCACAACGAAACGCAGAAGATAAGAAACCTATTAAGGAAGAGAAGCTTcttaaacaaagaaaagaagcCAAGACTCACAGAGtagaaaaagtaattttaaAAGCTCTCAAAGATGATAAGAACATCACAGTGCCACCTAAACAAGATAAAGAAGTCACAAAacctcacaaagaaaagaaggtaATCAAAGAACCATCCAAAAAAGAGAAGGAGGTTAAGAAACctcaaaaagaaaagagggaagtCAGGACacctcacaaagaaaagaaaacgaaAGAACCATCCAAAGAAAAGGAAATCAAGAAACCTCAATTAAAGAAGGAAACCAAAAAAGAGAAGGAAGTCAAGACTCCtaccaaagaaaagaaggaaaccaaACAATCTCCCAAAGAGGTTAAAAAACCTCACATAGTAGAAAAAGTGATCTTAAAACCTCTCAGAGAagataaaaacatgacaaaagcCCCACAACAAAAATCAGAAGTCAAGAAACCAAtcaaaaaacatctgaaagaaaagaaagaccTTATGACATTTCttaaaaggaaagaaacaaagaaacctCTTAAAGATGAGAAAGAAGTTAAAAAGCTGCCCAAGGTAGAAAAAGTAGTCCTGAAACCTCCCAAAGAAGATAGAAACATCACAGTACCACCTAAACAAGATAAAGAGGCTAAGGAGtcttataaaaaaaagaaggaaaccaaACAACCATCTAAAGAAGAGAGGCAAGACAGGAAATCCccaaaagaaaagaaggaaaccaaagaaccttctaaggaaaagaaagaagataaGAAACCTCTCAAACAAGAAAAGGAAACCAAACAACCTCctaaagaaaagaaggaagttaagaaaccacacaaaaaagagaaGGAAGTCAAGGAAACTACCAAGGATAAGAAGGAAACCAAAGAACAAtctaaagaaaagaaacaacctAAGAAACCtctcaaagaaaagaaggaactaAAGGAACCACACAAGGAAGAGAAGAAAGTCAAGgaacctcccaaagaaaaggaactaaaacaatcacacaaagaagagaagaaagtcaaggaacctcccaaagaaaaggaactaaaacaatcacacaaagaagagaagaaagtcAAGGAACCtctcaaagaaaagaaggaaactAAAGAACCAtctaaagaaaagaaagaacttAGGAAACCTCCCAAGGAAAAGAAGGAAACCAAACAACCACTTAAGGAAAAGAAGGAAACCAAACAACCACctagagaaaagaaagaaaccaaagaaccatctaaagaagaaaaagaaaccaAAGATTCACttaaagaaaagaaggaagtcAAGGCACctcccaaagaaaagaaggacacCAAAGAACatcccaaagaaaagaaagagaccAAAGAACCTCCCAGAGAAAAGAAACAACTAAAAGGACTACTCAAAGAAGAGAACGAAGTCAAGGAACCtgccaaagaaaagaaggaaaccaaAGAACATCCCAAAGAAAAGGAGACCATAGAACCTCcgaaagaaaagaaggaactaAAAGAACTACTcaaagaagagaaggaagtcaaggaacctcccaaagaaaagaaagaaacccaagaacctcccaaagaaaagaaggaactaAAAGAACCACggaaagaagagaaggaagtcAAGGAATCTCCCcaagaaaagaaggaaaccaaACTACCACctaaggaaaaaaaggagaccAAAGAACCATCTAGAGCAAAGAAGCAAACCAAAGAACCTCCCAAAGAAACGAAGGGAGCTAAAGAACctcccaaagaaaaaaaagaaaccaaagagcctcccaaagaaaagaaggaactaAAAGAACCACTcaaagaagagaaggaagtcAAGGAATCTCCCAAAGAAAAGAGGGAAACCAAAGAACCATCTAGATCAAAGAAGGAAGCCAAAGAACCTCCCAAAGAAAGGGAGGAAACCAAAGAACCttccaaagaaaagaaggaaaccaaagaacctctcaaagaaaagaaagaaaccaaagaacctcccaaagaaaagaaagaaaccaaagaaTCTcccaaaaaaaagaaggaaacaaaagaaccttccaaagaaaagaaggaaaccaaagaacctctcaaagaaaagaaagaaaccaaagaacctcccaaagaaaagaaagataccaaagaaccacacaaagaagagaaggaagtcAAGGAATCTTTCAAAGAAAAGATGGAAGGTACGAAACctcccaaagaaaagaaggaactaAAAGAACCACTcaaagaagagaaggaagtcaaggaacctcccaaagaaaagaaagaaaccaaagaacctcccaaagaaaagaaggaactaAAAGAACCACGCAAAGAAGATAAGGAAGTCAAGGAATctcccaaagaaaagaaggaaaccaaACTACCACCTAAGGAAAAGAAGGAGACCAAAGAACCATCTAGAGCAAAGAAGCAAACCAAAGAACCTCCCAAAGAAACGAAGGGAGCCAAAGAACctcccaaagaaaaaaaagaaaccaaagagcctcccaaagaaaagaaggaactaAAAGAACCACTcaaagaagagaaggaagtcAAGGAATCTCCCAAAGAAAAGAGGGAAACCAAAGAACCATCTAGATCAAAGAAGGAAGCCAAAGAACCTCccaaagaaaggaaggaaaccaaagaacctttcaaagaaaggaaggaaaccaaagaacctctcaaagaaaagaaagaaaccaaagaacctcccaaagaaaagaaagaaaccaaagaacctcccaaagaaaagaaagaaaccaaagaacctcccaaagaaaagaaggaaatcAAAGAACCttccaaagaaaagaaggaaaccaaagaacctttcaaagaaaagaaagaaaccaaagaacctcccaaagaaaagaaagaaaccaaagaacctcccaaagaaaagaaggaaaccaaagaacctctcaaagaaaagaaagaaaccaaagaacctcccaaagaaaagaaagaaaccaaagaaccacacaaagaagagaaggaagtcAAGGAATCTTTCAAAGAAGAGATGGAAGGGACGAAACctcccaaagaaaagaaggaactaAAAGAACCactcaaagaaaagaaggaaaccaaAGAACCTTCTAGAGCAAAGAAGGAAACCAAAgaacctcccaaagaaaagaaggaaaacaatGAACATCCCAAAGAACAGAAGGAACTAAAAGAACCAcacaaagaagagaaggaagtcAAGGAACCCCTCGAAGAAAAGAAGGAACTAAAGGAACCACACAAAGAAGATAGGGAAGTTAAGAAACCTTctgaagaaaagagagaaacaaaagagaCACCTAAAAAAGTGAAGGAACATAAGAAACCTTACAAACACGAAAAGGAAACCAAAGATCCACACAAAGAGAAGACAGATAAAAAACtacaacaagaaacaaaggaAGTCAAGAAACctgcaataaaagaaaaatatatctCAAAGCCACCTGAAGAAAAGAAACTCCCTAAAGATGATGTCACAAAACCACCTAAAGACGAGAAAGAACTGAAAAAaaccctaaaagaaacaaaggaagTCAAGGAAACACCCAAAGTTGAAAAAGATAAAAGACCTTTCAAAGAAATAGAGACCAAGAAATTAACTGAAGAACAGAAGGAAGTAAAGAAACCATCCAAAGAGGGAAAAACACTCAAACTAACTTTATCACCTAAAGAACACAGAGAACTGTCTATAAAGGCAGAAAAAGTACCACAGAAGCTGGAAAAAGATGTAGACAAACCTAAAATGGCTGCAACAAGGGTGAAAGTGGTCAGGAAGGATGTTGTATCTGTTCTAAAGAAGGAACATCACAACATCACAAAAGCAG AAGTTCCAAGGGACAAGGCCAAAGCAGCGCCCAAAAAGAAAG GCCCAGTTGAAAAGGTCGTATTGGACAAAG aaGCCAAAGTCAAAGCAGTATCTGTAAAGAAAA CTGAGGTTTCAAAACTGAAGCGTAAAGCAGCCGTGACAAAGAGAG AACCTGCTCCACTCAAGACAAAACCAACCCAAACACTTAAAG cagaaacaccGCCAAAAAATGTCTCGCTACCAAcagagaaggtgaaggtggTCCCATTAAAGAAAG TAGCTGCAGTTCTAAAGGAGAAAAAGGTGGAGCCAGTAATTCTCaaaaaag CACCTGTTATCAAGGCAAAACTAAAACCTGCTGCCCAGAAGAAAG AAACTGAGGTGAAGCCAGTTCTGGTCAAAAAAG TTACAGTACAAGAAGTTAGAAAGGAAAGGCCCAAACCAGCTGCGGAAAGAAAAG CTCCGTCTAAAACAGAGCAAGaagcaagaaaagaaaaagtcaaATCCCTCCTAAAGAAGAAAG AGCCtaaagcagcagtggagaaagtCAGACGTGCTGTAACTAAAG AACTGGAGCCTCctagagaaaaggaaaagcctGTTGCAGTGAAGAAA gaTGTTGGTAAAACAGAGCCTGAGGTTTCAAAAGTCAAGGCTACAACCCCTGTAACAGTGAAAG ATAAACCTGTTGAGAAGAAATATAAAGAGGAGAAGACTAAAG TAGACAGAGTTCTGAAAGAGATCCAGGTGTCTGCAAAGAAAG AAAAACCAGTtgaaaagaaggaggagaaagtaaaag agcccGCTGTGTCCGACAGCTTCTTCATGGAAG aggagctgcccTACTTCCAGTGCTTCTTcgtggacgaggacgaggcccAGTTTCCCTTCTACGCCTTCTCGCCGCTGCAGCTGTGA